A genome region from Erigeron canadensis isolate Cc75 chromosome 3, C_canadensis_v1, whole genome shotgun sequence includes the following:
- the LOC122592277 gene encoding subtilisin-like protease SBT2.4, whose translation MVVPSSVECQRRRARHRVVVFVLLMLICCSINKSFGEEEKCRDIYIVLVEGDPPVAFVQQDTKKSEILKAHAKRLEASHDQFLQSTLEEGTYKKLYSFNHIVNGFSVHTTPAQANKLRNAPGVKLIEKDRGAKLMTTYTPKFLGLPQGVWPTGRLRHTKNAGEGIVIGFVDSGINPFHPSFAYDPKDDYSSYNRTRFPGVCQEGPMFPKSSCNGKIISARFFSAGMEARGILNASVDILSPYDAVGHGSHVASTAAGNHGVPVVVNGFNYGRASGMAPRARIAVYKAIYPSVGTSTDVLAAIDQAIKDGVDILTLSIGPDEPPENTITMLSMFEIFMLFARKAGIFVAQAAGNLGPGPYTTVSYSPWSVGVAACHTNRAYLGSLVLGNGQKIGGIGLSGPSFGEGLLQYKLVLSKDAVLANGVFPKTPEFMDECQHPEALDLVIVQQSVVICTFSAGFRNGSSSLPAIMNTARTLGFMGFVFVANPNYGDFIADPYPFSIPGIMIPKVCDAQLIIDYYEKQTERNDKGVVTAYHGRAAIREGRFATYDEKAPIVGRYSSRGPNFIDLKRKPTDLLKPDILAPGNNIWAAWSPMSVKNPILSGYNFGLLSGTSMAAPHIAGIAALIKQRNPSWSPSMIASAMATTATTYNKYGEPIMAEGQELYSLHQSTPFDHGAGLVSATHAIDPGLVLISGFEDYMSFLCSLPNTDPEIIKTAIGESCAHSFSAPSDLNIPSLTISALSGSQMVKRTVKNVANNVETYVCAVVQPTGVAVEVNPAWFTIVPQGSQDLEVILNVTQVQDSFSFGEIVLTGNLKHIVRIPLSVLPVSMS comes from the exons TGAAATACTAAAGGCTCATGCAAAGCGCCTGGAAGCATCACATGATCAATTCCTGCAAAGCACTCTAGAGGAAGGAACTTACAAGAAGCTATATAGCTTCAACCATATTGTGAATGGATTTTCTGTCCACACAACCCCTGCTCAGGCCAACAAGTTAAGGAATGCTCCTGGTGTTAAACTCATTGAGAAAGATAGAGGAGCTAAATTAATGACCACTTACACCCCCAAGTTTTTAGGGTTACCGCAAGGAGTTTGGCCAACAGGACGGCTACGACACACCAAAAATGCAGGTGAAGGGATTGTTATCGGGTTTGTTGACTCGGGTATTAATCCATTTCACCCAAGCTTTGCGTATGATCCCAAGGACGACTATTCTAGTTATAACCGGACTCGGTTTCCTGGTGTTTGCCAGGAGGGACCTATGTTTCCCAAGAGTTCGTGCAACGGGAAGATTATTTCTGCTCGTTTTTTTTCGGCTGGAATGGAAGCAAGGGGCATTCTTAATGCTTCAGTTGACATCTTGTCTCCCTACGATGCAGTGGGACATGGCAG tCATGTTGCATCAACTGCTGCTGGGAATCATGGAGTTCCCGTTGTTGTCAATGGCTTCAACTATGGAAGAGCTAGTGGGATGGCACCACGTGCACG AATTGCTGTGTATAAAGCCATATATCCAAGTGTAGGGACTTCAACAGATGTTCTTGCAGCAATTGACCAA GCAATAAAAGACGGAGTTGATATCTTAACACTCTCCATAGGCCCAGATGAACCACCTGAAAATACAATCACCATGTTAAGCATGTTTGAGATCTTTATGTTGTTTGCACGCAAGGCCGGAATTTTTGTGGCTCAAGCTGCTGGAAACCTTGGTCCAGGTCCATATACCACTGTCTCATATAGCCCATGGTCGGTAGGTGTGGCTGCCTGCCACACCAATAGAGCATACCTGGGTTCTCTAGTTCTTGGAAATGGCCAGAAAATTGGAGGCATTGGTTTATCAGGACCGAGTTTTGGAGAAGGGTTACTACAATATAAGTTGGTTTTATCGAAGGATGCAGTGTTGGCAAATGGAGTTTTTCCTAAAACTCCAGAATTCATGGACGAATGTCAACATCCAGAGGCGCTAGACCTTGTAATTGTACAACAAAGTGTTGTTATATGCACATTTTCAGCAGGATTTCGCAATGGGTCATCATCTCTACCAGCTATTATGAACACTGCGAGGACCCTAGGATTCATGGGTTTCGTATTCGTTGCTAATCCTAATTATGGTGATTTCATAGCAGACCCTTATCCGTTCTCTATTCCTGGAATAATGATTCCGAAAGTTTGCGATGCACAACTTATAATAGATTATTACGAGAAACAAACGGAAAGAAACGATAAAGGAGTTGTAACGGCATACCATGGGCGAGCTGCAATCAGAGAAGGAAGATTTGCTACATACGATGAAAAAGCTCCAATTGTTGGTAGATATTCTTCAAGAGGACCTAACTTCATTGacttaaaaagaaaaccaaCAGATTTACTGAAGCCGGATATATTAGCTCCAGGCAACAATATTTGGGCAGCTTGGAGCCCAATGAGTGTGAAGAACCCAATTTTGTCAG GTTATAACTTCGGTTTGTTATCTGGTACGAGTATGGCAGCACCACACATTGCGGGAATTGCTGCACTGATAAAGCAAAGGAATCCTTCATGGTCCCCATCAATGATAGCATCTGCTATGGCAACCACAGCAACTACATACAACAAATATGGGGAACCAATTATGGCCGAAGGGCAAGAACTCTACAGCTTGCATCAATCTACGCCTTTTGATCATGGTGCAGGTCTTGTTAGTGCCACTCATGCCATTGATCCTGGGCTAGTTCTTATCTCAG GATTTGAAGACTACATGAGCTTCTTGTGCTCGTTGCCAAATACTGATCCAGAAATTATCAAGACCGCAATCGGTGAATCATGTGCACACTCCTTCAGTGCACCATCAGACCTAAACATCCCTTCACTGACAATTTCAGCACTATCGGGATCACAGATGGTAAAGAGGACAGTCAAAAATGTTGCCAACAATGTGGAGACATACGTGTGTGCAGTTGTACAGCCTACCGGAGTGGCAGTTGAAGTGAATCCAGCATGGTTCACCATTGTTCCACAGGGCTCTCAAGATTTGGAAGTGATACTTAATGTTACACAAGTACAGGACTCATTTAGCTTTGGTGAGATTGTATTAACAGGAAACTTGAAACATATAGTGAGGATACCTCTCTCTGTATTACCAGTGTCAATGTCATAA
- the LOC122591157 gene encoding O-fucosyltransferase 15 isoform X2, whose amino-acid sequence MDQKQQQQRNMNMNVKKKMKLGSKRSRLAFGILLGLFIVMNFWMLSRIQDSKSSKSVSLPQELRKMSKGKKPHKTAYARLLYKAAHALAAQNENKEPKDLWLEPYHAVASSWQPCAHQRVWRPSEGNNGYILVTANGGINQQRVAVCNIVAVARLLNATLVIPTFMFSSVWRDTSQFGDIYQEDYFIDYLKPDIRIIKELPKELRSLDLEAIGSVVTDVDVAKEAKPSFYLKHILPLLMKNGVIHFVGFGNRLASDPIPYHLQRLRCRCNFHALQFTPKIQATAALLIQRMRQNATHSGLLDENLVGPFAKSKEEKKELQAYREIHFPGLVQLNNITKIPLPERLKAEGLCPLMPEETVLMLAGLGFKRNTRIFLAGSHIYGGKSRLNALTTLFPNMVTKENLLSSSEIEPFLNFSSQLAALDFITSTASDIFAMTDSGSQLSSLVSGYRVYYGGGKMPTIRPNKRRLADIFLRNDTIEWIVFETRIRKAVRQNKRVFSRPVGRSVYRYPRCSECMCNTQEANLPIRPR is encoded by the exons ATGGATCAGAAACAGCAGCAGCAAaggaatatgaatatgaatgtgaagaaaaaaatgaaattaggTTCAAAAAGGAGCCGTTTAGCGTTTGGGATTTTGCTTGGATTGTTTATTGTGATGAATTTTTGGATGCTTTCTCGGATCCAAGATTCAAAATCATCGAAATCGGTCTCACTTCCG caagaattgagaaagatgaGTAAAGGGAAAAAGCCACATAAAACAGCGTATGCAAGGCTTTTGTACAAAGCTGCTCATGCCTTGGCAGCACAG aATGAAAACAAGGAGCCCAAAGATCTGTGGTTGGAGCCCTACCATGCCGTTGCTTCATCATGGCAACCCTGCGCCCATCAACGTGTTTGGAGACCTAGTG AAGGAAACAATGGTTATATCTTGGTCACTGCTAATGGTGGTATAAACCAGCAGCGTGTAGCT GTCTGCAATATTGTTGCAGTTGCAAGATTACTCAACGCAACTCTTGTTATCCCCACATTTATGTTCAGTAGTGTGTGGAGAGATACGAG tcAATTTGGAGATATCTATCAAGAGGACTATTTTATTGATTACTTGAAGCCAGATATCCGTATAATCAAGGAATTGCCAAAAGAGTTACGATCTTTGGATCTTGAAGCCATTGGTAGTGTG GTAACGGATGTTGATGTTGCAAAAGAGGCAAAGCCCAGTTTTTATCTGAAACATATTCTTCCACTTTTAATGAAGAATGGAGTTATCCACTTTGTGGGGTTCGGTAATCGATTGGCATCTGATCCAATACCATATCACTTGCAG AGACTCCGATGCAGATGTAATTTTCATGCATTGCAATTTACTCCAAAAATACAAGCAACTGCTGCTTTACTCATTCAGAGAATGCGTCAGAATGCAACACATTCAGGATTATTGGATGAAAACCTGGTTGGACCCTTTGCCAAGTCAAAGG aagaaaagaaggagCTGCAAGCATATCGTGAAATTCATTTTCCTGGATTGGTGCAGCTAAATAACATCACTAA GATACCCTTACCAGAAAGACTCAAGGCAGAAGGTCTATGTCCACTAATGCCCGAAGAAACTGTTCTCATGCTTGCTGGCCTTGGTTTCAAGCGTAATACACGAATATTTTTGGCGGGTTCGCATATTTATGGAGGAAAATCAAGGCTGAATGCTTTAACGACACTATTTCCTAATATGGTTACTAAAGAGAACCTGTTGTCGTCGTCTGAAATCGAACCTTTCTTGAACTTCTCATCTCAG CTAGCGGCACTAGACTTTATAACCTCTACAGCATCTGATATCTTTGCCATGACCGATTCCGGAAGTCAACTTTCATCTTTAGTATCAGGTTACAGAGTATACTATGGCGGAGGGAAAATGCCGACAATTCGACCAAATAAACGCAGACTAGCAGACATATTCTTGAGGAACGATACCATCGAGTGGATAGTTTTTGAAACTAGAATCAGAAAAGCAGTGAGACAAAACAAGCGGGTCTTTTCTCGACCTGTTGGAAGGAGTGTATATAGATACCCTCGTTGCAGTGAATGTATGTGCAATACACAAGAAGCTAATTTACCTATTCGTCCTAGATAA
- the LOC122591157 gene encoding O-fucosyltransferase 15 isoform X1 — MDQKQQQQRNMNMNVKKKMKLGSKRSRLAFGILLGLFIVMNFWMLSRIQDSKSSKSVSLPQELRKMSKGKKPHKTAYARLLYKAAHALAAQNENKEPKDLWLEPYHAVASSWQPCAHQRVWRPSEGNNGYILVTANGGINQQRVAVCNIVAVARLLNATLVIPTFMFSSVWRDTSQFGDIYQEDYFIDYLKPDIRIIKELPKELRSLDLEAIGSVVTDVDVAKEAKPSFYLKHILPLLMKNGVIHFVGFGNRLASDPIPYHLQRLRCRCNFHALQFTPKIQATAALLIQRMRQNATHSGLLDENLVGPFAKSKGKVKKDFRYLALHLRFEIDMVAHSLCDFGGGEEEKKELQAYREIHFPGLVQLNNITKIPLPERLKAEGLCPLMPEETVLMLAGLGFKRNTRIFLAGSHIYGGKSRLNALTTLFPNMVTKENLLSSSEIEPFLNFSSQLAALDFITSTASDIFAMTDSGSQLSSLVSGYRVYYGGGKMPTIRPNKRRLADIFLRNDTIEWIVFETRIRKAVRQNKRVFSRPVGRSVYRYPRCSECMCNTQEANLPIRPR; from the exons ATGGATCAGAAACAGCAGCAGCAAaggaatatgaatatgaatgtgaagaaaaaaatgaaattaggTTCAAAAAGGAGCCGTTTAGCGTTTGGGATTTTGCTTGGATTGTTTATTGTGATGAATTTTTGGATGCTTTCTCGGATCCAAGATTCAAAATCATCGAAATCGGTCTCACTTCCG caagaattgagaaagatgaGTAAAGGGAAAAAGCCACATAAAACAGCGTATGCAAGGCTTTTGTACAAAGCTGCTCATGCCTTGGCAGCACAG aATGAAAACAAGGAGCCCAAAGATCTGTGGTTGGAGCCCTACCATGCCGTTGCTTCATCATGGCAACCCTGCGCCCATCAACGTGTTTGGAGACCTAGTG AAGGAAACAATGGTTATATCTTGGTCACTGCTAATGGTGGTATAAACCAGCAGCGTGTAGCT GTCTGCAATATTGTTGCAGTTGCAAGATTACTCAACGCAACTCTTGTTATCCCCACATTTATGTTCAGTAGTGTGTGGAGAGATACGAG tcAATTTGGAGATATCTATCAAGAGGACTATTTTATTGATTACTTGAAGCCAGATATCCGTATAATCAAGGAATTGCCAAAAGAGTTACGATCTTTGGATCTTGAAGCCATTGGTAGTGTG GTAACGGATGTTGATGTTGCAAAAGAGGCAAAGCCCAGTTTTTATCTGAAACATATTCTTCCACTTTTAATGAAGAATGGAGTTATCCACTTTGTGGGGTTCGGTAATCGATTGGCATCTGATCCAATACCATATCACTTGCAG AGACTCCGATGCAGATGTAATTTTCATGCATTGCAATTTACTCCAAAAATACAAGCAACTGCTGCTTTACTCATTCAGAGAATGCGTCAGAATGCAACACATTCAGGATTATTGGATGAAAACCTGGTTGGACCCTTTGCCAAGTCAAAGGGTAAGGTCAAAAAAGATTTTCGGTACTTGGCGTTACATCTGAGGTTTGAAATTGACATGGTAGCCCATTCTTTATGTGATTTTGgtggtggtgaagaagaaaagaaggagCTGCAAGCATATCGTGAAATTCATTTTCCTGGATTGGTGCAGCTAAATAACATCACTAA GATACCCTTACCAGAAAGACTCAAGGCAGAAGGTCTATGTCCACTAATGCCCGAAGAAACTGTTCTCATGCTTGCTGGCCTTGGTTTCAAGCGTAATACACGAATATTTTTGGCGGGTTCGCATATTTATGGAGGAAAATCAAGGCTGAATGCTTTAACGACACTATTTCCTAATATGGTTACTAAAGAGAACCTGTTGTCGTCGTCTGAAATCGAACCTTTCTTGAACTTCTCATCTCAG CTAGCGGCACTAGACTTTATAACCTCTACAGCATCTGATATCTTTGCCATGACCGATTCCGGAAGTCAACTTTCATCTTTAGTATCAGGTTACAGAGTATACTATGGCGGAGGGAAAATGCCGACAATTCGACCAAATAAACGCAGACTAGCAGACATATTCTTGAGGAACGATACCATCGAGTGGATAGTTTTTGAAACTAGAATCAGAAAAGCAGTGAGACAAAACAAGCGGGTCTTTTCTCGACCTGTTGGAAGGAGTGTATATAGATACCCTCGTTGCAGTGAATGTATGTGCAATACACAAGAAGCTAATTTACCTATTCGTCCTAGATAA